One part of the Synergistaceae bacterium genome encodes these proteins:
- a CDS encoding glycosyltransferase family 8 protein: THNLHACPNLGEKIHVALAVYDPSGNYSQHAGVTITSIFENTSSPVMIHLLHDDTLTQDNREKFIRTAQKYSQEINFHDMTNYRDKLTNEMKAIAGGRFTVGTLYRMFIPQALADVDKVIYLDCDVLVNLDIKELWDIDITKKSLAGALDTEAFGVNVWKGKGLARAVKFKIWGSSYKTYINGGVLYMNLKKIRERGNLFELVKNWCERYGHLVSNADQDVLNAIFYGDIEIVDGKFNRYNLGGDISNSILHTWTHKPWSGFLGANSDILYWKMYFRSAWGENKTSADDVIAILAGMTKITQGWGRHNSNWDCIKSIFAHYQRKIMYRIIPTRAIAVIFSELYHRIKYKFSHRH; this comes from the coding sequence ATCACGTCAATTTTTGAGAATACTTCAAGTCCGGTAATGATTCATCTTTTGCACGACGACACACTAACTCAAGATAACCGCGAAAAATTTATCAGGACTGCACAAAAATATTCGCAGGAAATAAATTTTCACGACATGACAAATTACAGAGATAAATTAACCAATGAAATGAAAGCTATAGCCGGAGGAAGATTCACCGTTGGGACGCTATATAGAATGTTTATCCCGCAGGCACTCGCTGACGTTGACAAAGTAATTTATCTTGACTGCGACGTACTTGTGAATCTCGATATTAAAGAATTATGGGATATTGACATCACAAAAAAATCTTTAGCCGGAGCATTAGACACAGAAGCATTTGGTGTTAACGTCTGGAAGGGGAAAGGTTTGGCAAGAGCAGTTAAATTCAAAATATGGGGAAGCAGCTACAAAACTTATATAAATGGCGGAGTATTATACATGAATCTCAAGAAAATCCGCGAAAGGGGAAATTTATTCGAGCTGGTTAAAAATTGGTGCGAACGTTACGGACATTTAGTGTCCAATGCAGATCAGGACGTTTTGAACGCTATTTTTTACGGCGATATTGAAATCGTAGACGGAAAATTTAACAGATACAATTTAGGCGGAGATATTTCAAATTCGATTCTGCACACATGGACTCATAAACCTTGGAGCGGCTTTCTCGGTGCAAATAGCGATATTCTTTACTGGAAAATGTATTTTAGAAGCGCATGGGGAGAAAATAAAACGTCAGCTGATGATGTTATTGCAATTCTCGCGGGCATGACGAAAATTACTCAAGGCTGGGGGCGGCACAATTCAAATTGGGACTGCATTAAAAGTATTTTCGCACACTATCAACGCAAAATAATGTATAGAATCATCCCTACAAGAGCTATAGCTGTAATTTTTTCGGAGTTGTATCACAGAATCAAATATAAATTTTCGCACCGTCATTAA